From Roseburia hominis, the proteins below share one genomic window:
- a CDS encoding AAA family ATPase, which produces MRKEETFRTLPGLSREEEEQQLADIIKVAQDNLDKTQGYVTELSDELHELMETYGTKDKEALAFFHNTQSQLRENQRDLLRCKKARKKPYFGRIDFKDPKQKEDESYYVGRVGISEGGVRPLVIDWRAPVASIYYENAMGPCEYVVKSEGTYQIDLKRKRTYEIAEDRLVDFFDSDVVANDELLTKYLAKSKKAVLGEIIATIQKEQNAIIRKSPKTNLIVQGVAGSGKTTVAMHRISYILYNYKKEFRPQDFYIIGSNRILLNYITSVLPDLDVYGISQMTIEQLFVRLLYEDWDPRTYRISPIDRKNESLYIKGSYEWFRDMERFCNGYEDMRISQKEIRLEKNGVLLVRETTIRNYLDNNQQMSMQSKINMLNEILLSRLENELTGKYVSYTPEEKKELRRTYRWHFGKDVWKGSIFKVYQEFLNSQALKGKEVAFTENTFDIYDLAALAYLYKRIKETDGIREASHVIIDEAQDFGMMAYAVLKYCLRGCTYTIMGDVSQNIYFGYGLNDWNELQELMLTGLDDSFGLLRKSYRNTVEISDFATEILRHGSFSIYPVEPISRHGNKVQVKACADENAMLCETAGTVEIWQREGRETIAVICRDESEASRVSNYLGEKMPIVDSNLETTEFGSGIMVLPVEYTKGLEFDAVLIYNPSAENYPATDQYVKLLYVAATRALHELTVVHQGDLTDLIGKVVPEEKRMRSLEKEGKPEVKRHKKQEISAKEQAVMDALQGEKERAARNYLGPKPIVVQQEKGQDNREKRSSANQNDGINSVLAGMSEKRQHDPGQRTSIRQLEREKSVQGKYGKILPQKPPEETENLLNPSPYQFRDVPEGSALTPKGHSRIDNAVRIVKKTKRYIDLISRYGTLRLTPLEDTIIRVQFLKGSLAEFEPGYWNYQPSKQVTWTAREGKSLVEISTAKLAVRIEKKTGALKFYNGEKKLLLAEKAALPRQVETTPYDQNWVYFDWEKKEKLSAKGILADELERMEHKARYISFGGKRLRMPFLVSVYGYGIGIAARKTVMCCNIPMYGTYIYTDGEPQIDYYFLYGGDYKATLELYKRLTS; this is translated from the coding sequence ATGAGAAAAGAAGAGACATTCCGCACGCTTCCGGGATTGAGCCGCGAAGAGGAAGAACAGCAGCTGGCAGATATTATTAAAGTGGCCCAGGATAATCTGGACAAAACACAGGGCTATGTCACTGAGTTATCGGACGAGCTGCATGAGTTGATGGAGACATACGGAACAAAAGACAAGGAGGCACTGGCATTTTTTCATAATACGCAGTCACAGCTAAGGGAGAATCAGAGGGATTTACTGCGATGTAAAAAGGCGAGGAAGAAACCTTATTTTGGAAGAATTGATTTTAAGGATCCAAAGCAAAAGGAGGACGAGTCTTATTATGTGGGGCGGGTCGGTATCTCCGAAGGCGGAGTCAGGCCGCTTGTCATAGATTGGAGAGCACCGGTGGCATCTATTTATTATGAAAATGCTATGGGCCCTTGCGAGTACGTGGTGAAAAGCGAGGGGACTTATCAGATTGATCTGAAGCGCAAACGGACTTACGAAATAGCAGAGGACAGGCTGGTCGATTTCTTTGATTCCGACGTGGTGGCAAATGATGAGCTTCTGACAAAATATCTTGCAAAGAGTAAAAAGGCAGTGTTAGGAGAAATTATTGCCACGATACAGAAAGAGCAGAATGCGATTATCCGCAAATCACCGAAAACGAATCTGATTGTGCAGGGAGTGGCAGGTTCCGGAAAGACGACTGTAGCAATGCATCGTATTTCCTATATTTTATACAATTATAAAAAAGAATTCCGCCCACAGGATTTTTATATCATCGGCAGTAATCGGATTTTGCTGAATTATATTACCAGTGTATTGCCGGATCTGGACGTGTACGGTATTTCTCAAATGACGATTGAACAGCTCTTTGTGCGGCTCCTCTATGAAGACTGGGATCCGCGGACTTATCGTATTTCTCCGATTGACAGAAAGAATGAGTCGCTCTACATCAAAGGAAGCTATGAATGGTTCCGGGATATGGAACGATTTTGCAATGGATACGAAGATATGCGAATCTCACAGAAGGAGATTCGACTGGAGAAAAATGGGGTTCTTCTTGTGAGAGAGACGACGATACGCAACTACCTGGACAATAATCAGCAGATGTCTATGCAGAGCAAGATTAACATGCTAAATGAAATCCTGTTGTCAAGGCTGGAAAACGAATTGACAGGAAAATACGTTTCCTATACTCCAGAGGAGAAAAAGGAGCTCAGGCGTACCTATCGGTGGCATTTCGGAAAAGATGTCTGGAAAGGTTCCATATTTAAGGTCTATCAGGAGTTCCTTAACAGTCAGGCGTTAAAAGGCAAGGAGGTAGCGTTTACAGAGAATACGTTCGATATATATGATCTGGCTGCGCTTGCCTATTTGTATAAGCGCATCAAAGAAACAGACGGAATCCGCGAGGCGAGCCATGTGATCATCGATGAGGCCCAGGACTTTGGTATGATGGCATATGCCGTACTCAAGTATTGTCTTCGCGGCTGTACCTACACCATCATGGGCGATGTATCACAGAATATTTATTTCGGCTATGGGCTGAACGACTGGAATGAGCTGCAGGAACTGATGCTGACCGGATTAGATGACAGTTTCGGTCTGCTAAGGAAAAGCTATCGGAATACGGTGGAGATTTCTGATTTTGCAACAGAGATCCTGCGCCACGGGAGTTTCTCCATTTATCCGGTGGAGCCGATCAGTCGTCACGGCAATAAGGTGCAGGTAAAGGCGTGTGCCGATGAGAACGCTATGCTGTGTGAGACGGCCGGGACGGTCGAAATCTGGCAGAGGGAGGGGCGTGAGACGATCGCGGTCATCTGTCGTGATGAGTCGGAAGCGTCAAGAGTAAGCAACTATCTTGGTGAGAAAATGCCTATCGTGGACAGTAATCTGGAAACGACTGAGTTTGGAAGCGGAATCATGGTGCTTCCGGTGGAATATACGAAGGGCCTGGAATTTGATGCGGTCCTTATTTACAATCCCTCTGCGGAAAATTATCCGGCCACGGATCAGTATGTCAAGCTGCTTTACGTGGCGGCAACGAGGGCGCTGCATGAGCTGACGGTCGTTCATCAGGGAGATCTGACGGATCTGATCGGGAAAGTGGTGCCGGAAGAGAAGCGCATGAGGTCGCTGGAAAAAGAGGGGAAACCGGAGGTAAAACGCCACAAAAAACAGGAAATCTCTGCAAAAGAGCAGGCGGTCATGGACGCTCTGCAGGGAGAGAAGGAACGGGCGGCGCGGAACTATTTGGGGCCGAAGCCGATTGTAGTACAGCAGGAGAAAGGACAAGATAACAGAGAAAAAAGGAGTTCGGCAAATCAGAATGATGGTATAAACAGTGTGTTGGCAGGAATGTCCGAAAAGAGGCAGCACGACCCAGGACAAAGAACTTCGATTCGTCAGTTGGAAAGAGAAAAATCTGTTCAGGGAAAGTATGGTAAGATTCTGCCCCAAAAGCCGCCAGAGGAAACAGAGAATCTCCTGAATCCATCGCCCTACCAGTTCAGAGACGTACCGGAGGGCAGTGCACTGACTCCAAAAGGGCATAGCCGCATTGATAACGCTGTCCGTATCGTAAAAAAGACGAAGAGATATATTGATTTGATCAGCCGCTACGGAACACTGCGGCTGACGCCTTTGGAGGACACCATCATTCGGGTGCAGTTTTTAAAGGGCTCTCTGGCGGAATTTGAACCGGGCTACTGGAATTATCAACCCTCAAAGCAGGTCACATGGACGGCAAGAGAAGGAAAAAGCCTGGTGGAAATTTCGACGGCAAAGCTGGCAGTCCGGATCGAGAAGAAGACAGGCGCGCTAAAGTTCTATAATGGGGAGAAGAAGCTGCTGCTTGCCGAGAAGGCTGCTCTTCCGCGGCAGGTGGAGACGACTCCGTATGATCAGAACTGGGTGTATTTTGACTGGGAGAAGAAGGAGAAACTCTCGGCAAAGGGAATTCTGGCAGACGAATTGGAACGTATGGAGCACAAGGCAAGATATATCAGCTTCGGAGGGAAAAGGCTGCGCATGCCATTTCTTGTATCTGTGTATGGTTACGGAATCGGCATCGCCGCGAGAAAGACGGTGATGTGCTGTAATATTCCGATGTATGGAACTTACATTTACACAGATGGCGAACCGCAGATCGACTACTATTTCCTCTATGGAGGGGACTATAAGGCGACACTGGAGTTATATAAAAGATTGACTTCTTAA
- the iorA gene encoding indolepyruvate ferredoxin oxidoreductase subunit alpha yields MHREFLMGNEAIALGAIAAGVNLITGYPGTPSTEVLETVAKNRQENQYVEWSVNEKAAMEVAAGAAYCGARVMVTMKQVGLNVASDPLMSLEYIGVKGGMVILVADDPGPISSQTEQDTRRFSAFSKLPCFDPSSAQEAYEMVQEAFAYSEEYGTPVFFRPTTRVCHGYASILVKDVEEYSLHKAEGFVKDSKRWVIFPRLSYQNHRKIEERNERLSEVFSEYERNRIYPEEGENAGTRKGIATGGISFTYAMEARDSLGAVRLFKVTTPHPFPEKRALEFLEGLDEVLCLEELDPVIERELTYLCGKYHLPVKIYGKLSHHVRNAGENTRDSVAEDIRKFLGEPDNDSARHMGIEQEREAPCGTADKGQSAALAGEAELPAPPALPVRPPVLCAGCPHRASFYAVKKAMKGKKTIFCGDIGCYTLGNAMPMDMVDTCLCMGAGLGIAQGVGRIEPDTSCFAFVGDSTFFASAITGVVNAVYNQARMTLVVLDNSTTAMTGHQPHPGTGQTMMGEVVSKINIEAVLRGIGVQVVETVNPLDHEAAVECVKRVESEPGAKAIIFKSPCIAVVKASNALKASEDRCIGCKKCVRELGCPALVIKDGKVRIDDSLCTGCTLCSQICPTGAIGGGKNE; encoded by the coding sequence ATGCATAGAGAATTCTTAATGGGAAATGAGGCGATTGCTCTTGGGGCGATCGCGGCAGGAGTGAATTTGATTACTGGTTATCCGGGAACGCCTTCCACGGAGGTCCTGGAAACGGTGGCGAAGAACCGTCAGGAGAATCAATATGTGGAATGGTCGGTGAATGAAAAAGCAGCCATGGAGGTTGCAGCAGGAGCGGCATACTGTGGGGCAAGAGTGATGGTCACGATGAAACAGGTCGGACTTAATGTGGCGTCCGATCCGCTCATGAGCCTGGAATATATTGGAGTGAAAGGCGGAATGGTGATTTTGGTGGCGGACGATCCGGGACCGATTTCTTCTCAGACGGAGCAGGATACCAGGCGTTTTTCCGCATTTTCAAAGCTTCCGTGTTTTGATCCGTCCTCGGCTCAGGAAGCGTATGAGATGGTGCAGGAGGCGTTTGCGTATTCGGAAGAATATGGAACGCCGGTATTCTTCCGGCCGACAACAAGGGTCTGTCACGGCTATGCTTCGATTCTGGTAAAAGATGTGGAGGAATATTCGTTACATAAGGCGGAGGGATTCGTGAAGGATTCCAAACGGTGGGTCATCTTTCCCCGGTTATCTTATCAGAATCACAGGAAGATTGAGGAGCGAAATGAACGGCTGTCGGAAGTATTTTCCGAATATGAGAGAAATCGAATCTATCCGGAAGAAGGGGAAAATGCAGGGACGCGGAAGGGAATTGCGACCGGCGGCATCAGTTTTACCTATGCGATGGAAGCGAGAGACTCCCTTGGTGCGGTACGTCTTTTTAAGGTGACTACGCCGCACCCCTTCCCTGAAAAACGGGCACTCGAATTCCTGGAAGGGTTGGACGAAGTGTTGTGCCTGGAGGAACTGGACCCGGTGATTGAACGGGAGCTGACTTATCTTTGCGGCAAATATCATCTCCCGGTCAAAATATACGGGAAACTTTCACATCATGTACGAAATGCAGGTGAGAATACCAGGGACAGTGTGGCGGAAGATATCAGGAAGTTCCTTGGAGAGCCGGACAATGATTCTGCCAGGCATATGGGAATAGAGCAGGAGAGGGAGGCTCCATGCGGTACGGCCGACAAAGGTCAGAGTGCGGCACTTGCAGGAGAGGCAGAGCTGCCCGCGCCGCCTGCACTTCCGGTACGTCCTCCGGTTCTCTGTGCCGGCTGCCCGCACCGCGCTTCGTTCTATGCAGTGAAAAAGGCGATGAAAGGGAAGAAGACGATTTTCTGTGGAGACATCGGTTGCTATACACTAGGAAATGCGATGCCGATGGATATGGTGGATACCTGTCTGTGCATGGGAGCAGGTCTTGGAATTGCCCAGGGAGTAGGAAGGATCGAGCCGGATACCAGTTGTTTTGCATTTGTAGGAGATTCTACATTTTTTGCATCAGCCATCACAGGGGTGGTAAATGCAGTCTATAACCAGGCCAGGATGACACTTGTGGTGCTGGATAATTCCACTACGGCCATGACAGGGCACCAGCCCCACCCAGGCACCGGGCAGACGATGATGGGCGAGGTGGTGAGCAAGATCAATATTGAGGCGGTTCTTCGTGGAATCGGGGTTCAGGTAGTTGAGACCGTAAATCCTTTGGATCATGAGGCAGCGGTGGAATGTGTCAAGCGGGTGGAAAGCGAACCGGGCGCGAAAGCGATTATTTTTAAATCCCCCTGCATTGCGGTGGTAAAGGCATCGAATGCGTTAAAGGCATCAGAAGACCGGTGCATCGGTTGTAAAAAATGTGTGAGGGAACTGGGCTGTCCGGCGCTTGTCATAAAAGACGGAAAAGTCCGTATTGACGACAGTTTATGTACAGGCTGCACCCTTTGCAGCCAGATTTGCCCGACGGGTGCGATCGGAGGTGGCAAGAATGAATAA
- a CDS encoding indolepyruvate oxidoreductase subunit beta, whose translation MNKNIVLCGVGGQGTVLASKLIAECAMAKNTPVMSAETIGMAQRGGSVFSHLRMGEGLYSPMIAEKTADLIIGFEPGEAVRMLPFLKEGGQVIVSARPIMPITATLSDLEYSGEEMIAYLRAHVENLIVVDADKACQELGSAKVLNILLLGKAVFSGALGFSEEEIKEVIRQKVPEKFHELNFRALGYAKQHN comes from the coding sequence ATGAATAAGAATATCGTGTTGTGCGGCGTAGGCGGCCAGGGAACGGTTTTAGCTTCCAAGCTGATCGCTGAGTGTGCTATGGCGAAGAATACTCCGGTCATGAGTGCGGAGACCATTGGAATGGCGCAAAGAGGGGGCAGTGTATTTAGCCATCTGCGAATGGGGGAGGGCTTATATTCCCCGATGATCGCAGAGAAAACAGCGGACCTGATTATTGGATTTGAGCCGGGAGAGGCGGTCCGTATGCTGCCATTTTTAAAGGAAGGCGGCCAGGTGATCGTAAGTGCGCGGCCGATTATGCCGATTACAGCGACACTTTCCGATTTGGAATATAGCGGAGAGGAAATGATCGCATATTTGAGAGCGCATGTAGAAAATCTCATTGTGGTGGACGCAGATAAGGCATGTCAGGAACTGGGCTCTGCGAAGGTACTTAATATTTTGCTTCTGGGAAAAGCGGTCTTTTCCGGGGCGCTGGGATTTTCGGAAGAGGAGATCAAAGAGGTGATCAGGCAAAAGGTGCCGGAGAAATTTCATGAATTGAATTTCCGGGCGCTTGGGTATGCTAAGCAGCATAATTGA
- a CDS encoding phenylacetate--CoA ligase: MQISDIQISQVNKQIKALVAAGSFYGKKLEEAGISGIATAEDFEKLPFSEKNDLREAYPLGLMTAPEEEIVRIHSSSGTTGLPVIIPYTAKDVDDWAIMFKRCYEMAGITKKDRIQITPGYGLWTAGIGFQNGAEKLGAMVIPMGPGNTDKQLQMMMDMKSTVLCSTSSYALLLAEEIAKRGIKDKIHLKKGVIGSERWGEKMRQRISSELGIELYDIYGLTEIYGPGIGVNCKYDTGMHYWDDYLYIEIIDPVTLKPVPDGTMGEIVITTLVKEGAPLIRYRTHDLSRIIPGQCPCGSRYPRLDIIMGRTDDMMKIKGVNVFPSQIEEILREFPEVSSEYQIRISHLDGKDTMRIYVETNGSIDFLDLAKRIAGTVKSRIGFTPLVKVVELGVLPRSEKKSKRVIDERYS, translated from the coding sequence ATGCAGATTTCAGATATACAGATCAGTCAGGTAAATAAACAGATAAAGGCGCTCGTAGCTGCGGGCAGCTTTTACGGGAAAAAATTGGAGGAAGCCGGTATTTCCGGCATTGCGACAGCAGAGGATTTTGAGAAGCTGCCCTTTTCCGAGAAAAATGACTTAAGAGAGGCTTATCCCCTGGGACTTATGACTGCACCGGAGGAGGAAATCGTCAGAATTCATTCTTCTTCCGGCACAACAGGGCTTCCGGTGATTATTCCCTATACCGCAAAAGATGTAGATGACTGGGCGATCATGTTTAAACGGTGCTATGAGATGGCGGGAATTACGAAAAAGGACCGGATCCAGATCACGCCGGGATATGGTCTGTGGACGGCCGGCATCGGGTTTCAGAATGGTGCGGAAAAGCTGGGAGCGATGGTGATTCCTATGGGGCCTGGGAATACCGATAAGCAGCTGCAGATGATGATGGATATGAAGAGCACGGTCTTATGTTCCACATCGTCCTATGCACTTTTGCTGGCGGAAGAGATCGCCAAGCGCGGAATCAAAGATAAGATCCATCTGAAAAAGGGCGTGATCGGTTCCGAGAGATGGGGAGAAAAAATGCGCCAGAGGATTTCAAGCGAATTGGGAATCGAATTGTACGATATCTACGGCCTTACGGAGATTTATGGACCGGGAATCGGAGTAAATTGTAAATATGACACCGGTATGCATTACTGGGATGATTATCTGTACATAGAGATCATCGATCCGGTGACCTTAAAACCGGTACCGGATGGAACAATGGGAGAGATTGTGATCACCACTCTGGTGAAAGAGGGGGCGCCTCTGATTCGTTATCGGACGCATGATCTGTCCAGAATCATACCAGGGCAGTGTCCGTGCGGAAGCCGGTACCCGCGGCTGGATATCATCATGGGAAGAACAGATGATATGATGAAAATTAAGGGCGTCAATGTATTCCCAAGCCAGATCGAGGAAATCCTGCGCGAGTTTCCGGAGGTTTCCAGCGAATACCAGATCCGTATTTCGCATCTGGACGGAAAGGATACCATGCGTATCTATGTGGAAACCAACGGATCCATTGATTTCCTGGATCTTGCAAAACGGATAGCGGGAACTGTAAAGAGTCGTATCGGTTTCACCCCGCTCGTAAAAGTTGTGGAATTAGGCGTGCTTCCGCGCAGTGAGAAGAAATCAAAACGGGTAATAGACGAACGGTACAGTTAG
- the tsaA gene encoding tRNA (N6-threonylcarbamoyladenosine(37)-N6)-methyltransferase TrmO has product MDLKKIAVIYTDFPDKFGIPRQSGLAGTRGRIVFEEEYRLEEAIRGIEEFSHIWLLWGFSEVEEGKFRPTVRPPRLGGNKRVGVFATRSPFRPNPIGLSCVKLTGVKTCGREGPVLYVEGVDILDGTPIYDIKPYLPYVDSRPGAKGGFAERRKGYALEVEIPEEWEEEIPKEEREVLRDILSQDPRPSYQNDPERIYGMSYAGLEIKFRVESGCLKVLGISKNR; this is encoded by the coding sequence ATGGATTTGAAGAAAATAGCAGTGATTTATACGGATTTTCCGGATAAATTCGGAATTCCCAGGCAGAGTGGGCTCGCAGGGACAAGGGGGCGTATTGTGTTTGAGGAGGAGTACCGCCTGGAGGAAGCTATACGTGGAATCGAGGAGTTCTCTCATATTTGGTTATTGTGGGGCTTCTCCGAGGTGGAAGAAGGGAAGTTCCGCCCTACGGTCAGACCGCCGAGACTTGGAGGAAATAAACGGGTAGGAGTTTTTGCGACCCGTTCTCCGTTTAGGCCCAATCCAATCGGGTTATCCTGTGTAAAGCTGACAGGCGTAAAAACGTGCGGCAGGGAGGGACCGGTCCTCTATGTGGAAGGCGTGGATATACTGGACGGCACGCCGATCTATGACATCAAACCTTACCTGCCTTATGTGGACAGCCGCCCTGGCGCTAAAGGCGGATTTGCTGAGCGGCGCAAGGGGTATGCGCTTGAAGTGGAGATACCGGAGGAATGGGAAGAAGAGATTCCAAAGGAAGAGCGGGAGGTATTGCGGGATATCTTATCCCAGGACCCGAGGCCTTCTTACCAGAATGATCCCGAGCGGATCTACGGAATGTCTTATGCAGGCCTTGAGATTAAGTTCCGTGTGGAATCGGGCTGCCTGAAAGTGCTGGGAATCTCAAAAAACAGGTAA
- a CDS encoding CarD family transcriptional regulator, translating to MFAKGDFIVYGRTGICEVMDISTIDMDGVSRDKLYYILSPRQGGGGRIFTPVDNSKVVMRRVISKEEAAKLVDQIPEIETLWIENEKLRESRYKESMRTCDCTEWIKMIKTLYLRRRQRIAQGKKITATDERYLKLAEGNLYAELSIALGVPEQDMESYITEHIESGKRH from the coding sequence ATGTTTGCAAAAGGCGATTTTATTGTCTATGGGCGGACCGGCATCTGTGAAGTAATGGATATCAGTACTATTGATATGGACGGGGTTTCGAGAGATAAGCTATACTATATTCTTAGTCCCCGCCAGGGAGGCGGAGGCAGGATTTTCACTCCGGTGGATAACAGTAAGGTCGTGATGCGAAGGGTCATCTCGAAAGAGGAAGCAGCAAAGCTGGTGGATCAGATTCCGGAAATAGAGACACTTTGGATCGAGAATGAAAAACTTCGCGAGTCGCGGTATAAGGAAAGCATGAGGACTTGTGATTGTACGGAGTGGATCAAGATGATAAAGACGCTCTATCTGCGCAGAAGACAGCGGATCGCGCAGGGGAAGAAGATCACGGCAACAGATGAACGGTATCTGAAATTGGCGGAAGGAAATCTGTATGCAGAGCTTTCCATCGCGCTTGGAGTCCCGGAACAGGATATGGAGTCGTATATTACTGAGCATATTGAGTCAGGAAAGAGACATTGA
- a CDS encoding acetylglutamate kinase — MDKNLEAVERKASILIDALPYIRDFNHKVIVIEYGCGEWLSGMEERSLMQDIVLLKSVGMRPIVVHDTPMGVDKFRENKRVAKLLEICGVKAIGVCGVDTQTLKMSLDNDYIPVIVPNDIDNEMERIDPMDTALEIAVKMQADKLVYLTRYPGIFTDENQEEVYARLTVEELEKIKSQRDFPEEFEKILDRGILAAEQGVNRVHILDGRYAHVLLIEFFSIIGAGTIIISDESKLYEHELKNQSARREKI, encoded by the coding sequence ATGGATAAGAATTTGGAAGCGGTGGAACGGAAGGCTTCGATTTTGATCGACGCTCTGCCTTATATACGGGATTTTAACCACAAGGTTATCGTGATCGAGTATGGCTGCGGTGAGTGGCTCAGCGGCATGGAAGAAAGAAGCCTGATGCAGGATATCGTCCTGCTGAAAAGCGTGGGAATGCGGCCGATCGTGGTGCATGATACGCCGATGGGAGTGGATAAGTTCCGGGAGAATAAACGGGTTGCAAAGCTGCTGGAAATTTGCGGCGTGAAGGCCATCGGGGTTTGTGGAGTGGATACGCAGACGCTTAAGATGTCTCTTGATAATGACTATATCCCTGTCATTGTGCCGAATGATATAGATAATGAGATGGAACGGATCGATCCGATGGATACGGCGCTGGAGATCGCCGTTAAGATGCAGGCGGATAAGCTGGTGTATTTGACGCGGTATCCGGGCATTTTCACCGATGAGAACCAGGAGGAGGTCTATGCCCGCCTTACGGTGGAGGAATTGGAGAAGATCAAATCGCAGCGGGATTTCCCGGAAGAATTTGAAAAAATATTGGACCGCGGGATTTTAGCGGCAGAACAGGGCGTGAACCGGGTCCATATTCTGGATGGCAGATATGCTCATGTGCTTTTGATCGAATTTTTCAGTATTATCGGTGCGGGTACGATCATTATTTCAGACGAAAGCAAGCTGTATGAGCATGAGCTGAAGAATCAATCAGCGAGGCGGGAAAAAATATGA
- a CDS encoding DMT family transporter, with translation MKLKNGLMLALTALIWGMAFVAQSVGMDYIGPFTFNAVRSAIGGVVLIPCIWLLDRISTDGERKKTADHKEKTSAKDRKMLLAGGVSCGLALCVASNLQQIGIQYTSVGKAGFITALYIVLVPIFGIVLKKRVGMKIWISVAVAVAGLYLLCITEEFRIGRGDTFVLLGALVFAVHIMVIDYFSPKVDGVKMSCIQFFVTGALSAIPMLLFERPSMGAICAAAAPILYAGVLSCGVAYTLQIVGQKGADPTVASLILSLESVFSVLAGWVILGQVLSMKELAGCILMFGAIILAQLPDKKLPF, from the coding sequence ATGAAACTAAAAAATGGATTGATGCTGGCGCTCACGGCTTTGATCTGGGGTATGGCGTTCGTGGCGCAAAGTGTGGGCATGGATTATATCGGACCTTTTACGTTTAATGCAGTGCGTTCGGCCATAGGCGGTGTGGTTCTGATTCCCTGTATTTGGCTACTGGACCGGATCAGCACGGACGGGGAGAGGAAAAAAACAGCAGACCACAAAGAGAAGACAAGTGCAAAGGATAGGAAAATGCTGCTGGCAGGAGGCGTATCCTGCGGTCTGGCCCTTTGCGTGGCTTCCAATTTGCAACAGATCGGTATTCAGTATACTTCAGTGGGAAAGGCCGGATTTATCACAGCCCTTTACATCGTGCTGGTGCCGATTTTCGGGATCGTTCTCAAAAAACGTGTGGGAATGAAGATTTGGATCAGTGTGGCTGTTGCGGTGGCCGGACTATACCTTCTGTGCATCACGGAAGAATTCCGGATAGGACGGGGAGATACCTTCGTACTTTTGGGAGCGCTGGTATTTGCGGTACATATTATGGTCATCGATTACTTTTCCCCGAAGGTGGACGGCGTGAAGATGTCGTGCATTCAGTTTTTTGTGACAGGCGCCTTGTCGGCGATACCCATGCTGCTGTTCGAGCGTCCGTCTATGGGCGCCATCTGCGCGGCTGCTGCCCCGATTCTGTATGCGGGCGTTCTTTCCTGTGGCGTGGCCTATACCCTGCAGATCGTGGGGCAGAAAGGGGCGGATCCGACGGTGGCGTCGCTGATTCTCAGCCTGGAATCGGTGTTTTCCGTACTGGCAGGCTGGGTAATCTTAGGGCAGGTGCTGAGTATGAAAGAGCTGGCAGGCTGCATATTGATGTTTGGCGCGATTATTCTGGCCCAGCTGCCGGATAAAAAACTTCCATTTTAA
- the pyrH gene encoding UMP kinase, which yields MKRVLLKLSGEALAGDKKTGFDEATCIGVANQVKTLVDQGFQVAVVTGGGNFWRGRTSETIDRTKADQIGMLATVMNCIYVSDIFRHVGMRTEVFTPFVCGAFTSLFSKDAALAALEEGKVIFFAGGTGHPYFSTDTGAVLRAIEIEADAMLLAKAIDGIYDSDPKVNPEAKKYDEISIQEIIDKKLMAVDLTASIMCLENKMPMLVFGLNEENSIVETMSGNFTGTKVTV from the coding sequence ATGAAGAGAGTACTTTTAAAATTAAGCGGTGAAGCCCTTGCGGGCGATAAAAAGACAGGATTTGACGAGGCGACCTGTATCGGAGTGGCGAATCAGGTGAAGACCCTTGTGGATCAGGGATTCCAGGTCGCAGTGGTGACCGGCGGCGGTAATTTCTGGCGCGGACGGACCAGTGAGACGATCGACAGGACCAAGGCAGATCAGATCGGAATGCTTGCAACCGTGATGAACTGTATTTATGTTTCCGATATTTTTCGTCATGTGGGTATGAGAACAGAAGTATTTACCCCCTTTGTGTGCGGAGCATTTACATCTCTGTTTTCCAAGGACGCAGCTCTTGCAGCGCTTGAGGAAGGCAAGGTGATCTTCTTTGCCGGAGGTACGGGACACCCGTATTTCTCAACGGATACCGGAGCTGTACTTAGGGCGATCGAGATCGAGGCAGATGCGATGCTTCTTGCAAAAGCGATTGACGGAATCTATGACAGTGATCCGAAGGTGAATCCGGAAGCGAAGAAATATGACGAGATTTCGATTCAGGAGATCATCGATAAGAAGCTGATGGCGGTGGATCTTACCGCATCTATTATGTGTCTGGAGAACAAGATGCCGATGCTGGTATTCGGACTGAATGAAGAGAACAGCATTGTAGAGACTATGAGCGGCAATTTTACCGGTACGAAGGTTACGGTATAA